A region of Solanum dulcamara chromosome 7, daSolDulc1.2, whole genome shotgun sequence DNA encodes the following proteins:
- the LOC129894786 gene encoding uncharacterized protein LOC129894786 — MERWNISNVVSPHLSDLLDDEDQELEEILREQKEWMALCHITAIDGTHVKARLPQGQEIPCIGRKGYPSQNILAFVDFNMCFTFAWAGWEGVTHDSRIFAEALRREELNFPHPSGNKYYLVDAGYSHMKGYNAPYKENNVRYHLAEFRRGATRQLRETRGCIEKFNYLHSSCRNVVERTFGI, encoded by the exons ATGGAGAGATGGAATATTAGCAATGTGGTATCTCCTCATTTAAGTGATTTGTTAGATGACGAAGATCAAGAACTAGAAGAGATTCTGAGAGAGCAGAAGGAGTGGATGGCTTTATGTCATATAACAG CAATTGATGGCACACATGTTAAAGCTAGATTACCGCAAGGTCAAGAGATACCATGTATTGGACGTAAAGGTTATCCATCTCAGAATATTCTTGCCTTTGTTGATTTTAATATGTGTTTTACATTTGCATGGGCTGGGTGGGAAGGAGTAACTCACGATAGTCGTATATTTGCTGAGGCCCTTCGTAGAGAAGAGCTCAACTTTCCACATCCAAGCGGAAACAAATATTATCTAGTTGATGCAGGATATTCACACATGAAAGGATACAATGCTCCATACAAAGAAAATAATGTAAGATATCACCTAGCTGAATTTCGCCGTGGTGCAACTCGACAATTGCGAGAGACAAGAGGATGCATTGAGAAATTTAACTATTTACACTCTTCTTGTAGAAATGTAGTAGAGCGCACATTTGGCATTTGA